A single genomic interval of Deltaproteobacteria bacterium CG2_30_66_27 harbors:
- a CDS encoding ribosome silencing factor has translation MTTRNTLLRCAGLAREKKAFDILALDVREHAGFTDYFLICSGSSDRQVQALSRHIAETLKKERGVKTLGTEGLREGRWVLLDYGDFVVHVFQDSVREFYNFDQLWGAAPEVPIPQE, from the coding sequence ATCACCACTCGGAACACACTGCTTCGATGCGCCGGCCTCGCACGGGAGAAGAAAGCTTTCGACATCCTCGCCCTCGACGTCCGGGAGCACGCCGGCTTCACCGACTACTTTCTCATCTGCTCGGGGAGTTCCGACCGGCAGGTCCAGGCCCTTTCGCGGCACATCGCGGAGACGCTGAAGAAGGAGCGGGGGGTCAAGACCCTCGGCACCGAAGGGCTCCGCGAGGGACGGTGGGTGCTCCTCGACTACGGTGATTTCGTGGTGCACGTGTTCCAGGACAGCGTGCGCGAGTTCTACAACTTCGACCAGTTATGGGGGGCGGCGCCCGAGGTGCCGATCCCCCAGGAATAA
- a CDS encoding nicotinate (nicotinamide) nucleotide adenylyltransferase — protein MDGNSRRIAVFGGTFDPFHNGHLRMAVEVLEGLSLPELFLVPSARPPHKPSRPMASAEDRLAMASAAVDGIEGISILDLELRREGPSYSLLTVREVSEGNPGADLLFLIGADAFAEITTWHRYRDLLAACDFLLLPRPGIAPEASFPPGIRIEPEENRCYNLPGSSYRLPGGRRLLCPVLPVLDISSRSIREKVRRGRSLRGLVPPQVERYITDHGLYRGEERG, from the coding sequence GTGGACGGGAATAGTCGCCGGATCGCCGTCTTCGGCGGCACGTTCGATCCGTTCCACAACGGCCACCTTCGGATGGCCGTGGAGGTCCTGGAGGGGCTCTCGCTGCCCGAACTCTTCCTCGTCCCGTCGGCGCGCCCGCCCCACAAGCCTTCCCGGCCGATGGCCTCCGCGGAAGATCGACTCGCGATGGCGTCGGCCGCCGTCGACGGGATCGAGGGGATCTCGATCCTGGACCTCGAGCTTCGTCGCGAAGGCCCGTCGTACTCCCTGCTCACGGTCCGGGAAGTCTCGGAAGGGAACCCGGGCGCCGACCTCCTGTTCCTGATCGGCGCCGACGCGTTCGCGGAGATCACCACATGGCACCGGTACCGCGACCTCCTCGCGGCATGCGATTTCCTTCTCCTTCCCCGGCCGGGGATCGCGCCCGAGGCGTCGTTTCCCCCGGGGATCCGCATTGAACCGGAGGAGAACCGTTGCTATAATCTTCCCGGGTCCTCCTACCGTCTCCCCGGAGGGCGCCGGTTGCTGTGTCCGGTCCTTCCGGTCCTGGACATTTCGTCGCGCTCCATCCGGGAAAAGGTTCGGCGGGGAAGATCGCTACGTGGGTTGGTGCCGCCCCAGGTCGAACGGTACATCACGGACCACGGCTTGTACCGTGGGGAAGAAAGAGGGTAG
- a CDS encoding glutamate-5-semialdehyde dehydrogenase, translated as MIANETTEALVERICRAAKGAAAPLARAGTTVRNDALRAMARGLRDRVEFLKEENAGDVADGEAHGLSGAMIDRLRLTDKVIARMADGIDEVAALPDPLGGIERLAPRPNGLLVGRMRIPLGVIAIIYESRPNVTADAAALCVKSGNAVILRGGSEAIRSNVAIAGILREALASAGLPENAVSLVPRTDRAAIDALLTKEAYIDLVIPRGGEGLIRSVAEKSRIPVIKHYKGVCHIYVDEGAEIPLAVRVCVNAKAQRPGVCNAMETLLVHEGIASEFLPEAAKALSAAGVAIRGCPGTVRLVPAAVPASASDWGTEYLDLILAVRVVPSMDAAMEHIRNHGSLHTEAIITRDHGRAMRFLREVDSSLVLVNASTRFNDGHQLGLGAEIGISTTKIHAFGPMGLSELTTTKFVAFGDGQVRR; from the coding sequence ATGATCGCGAACGAAACGACCGAGGCGTTGGTGGAACGGATCTGCCGGGCGGCGAAGGGGGCGGCGGCGCCGCTGGCCCGCGCCGGGACGACGGTGCGCAACGACGCCCTCCGCGCGATGGCGCGGGGACTACGCGACCGGGTGGAGTTTTTGAAGGAGGAAAACGCCGGTGATGTGGCGGACGGAGAAGCCCACGGCCTTTCCGGCGCGATGATCGACCGCCTGCGCCTGACCGACAAGGTGATCGCCCGGATGGCGGACGGGATCGACGAGGTGGCGGCGCTCCCGGACCCCCTCGGGGGGATCGAGCGGCTTGCACCGCGCCCCAATGGCCTTCTGGTCGGACGGATGCGGATCCCCCTCGGAGTGATCGCGATCATCTACGAGTCGCGCCCCAACGTCACCGCGGACGCCGCGGCCCTGTGCGTCAAGTCCGGGAACGCCGTGATCCTGCGAGGGGGGTCGGAGGCGATCCGCTCGAACGTGGCGATCGCCGGGATCCTTCGGGAAGCGCTCGCCTCGGCCGGACTGCCGGAAAACGCCGTTTCCCTCGTCCCGAGAACCGACCGGGCCGCGATCGACGCCCTGCTCACGAAGGAGGCTTACATCGACCTCGTCATCCCGCGGGGAGGCGAGGGGCTGATCCGAAGCGTGGCGGAAAAGTCCCGCATCCCGGTGATCAAGCATTACAAGGGGGTCTGCCACATCTACGTGGACGAAGGGGCCGAGATCCCGCTCGCGGTGCGGGTCTGCGTGAACGCGAAGGCGCAGCGCCCCGGCGTCTGCAACGCCATGGAGACCCTCCTCGTGCACGAGGGGATCGCCTCCGAATTCCTTCCCGAGGCGGCGAAGGCGCTCTCCGCCGCCGGCGTCGCGATCCGGGGATGCCCCGGGACGGTACGCCTCGTCCCGGCCGCCGTCCCCGCGAGCGCGTCGGACTGGGGGACGGAGTACCTCGACCTCATCCTCGCCGTACGCGTCGTGCCGTCGATGGACGCTGCCATGGAGCACATCCGGAACCACGGCTCCCTGCACACCGAGGCGATCATCACCCGCGACCACGGCCGCGCGATGCGCTTCCTGCGCGAGGTCGACTCGTCGCTCGTCCTGGTGAACGCCTCGACCCGCTTCAACGACGGCCACCAGCTCGGGCTGGGGGCGGAGATCGGCATCAGCACGACGAAGATCCACGCCTTCGGGCCGATGGGGCTGTCCGAGCTCACCACGACCAAATTCGTCGCCTTCGGCGACGGCCAGGTCCGGCGGTAG
- a CDS encoding glutamate 5-kinase: MSPERKTGILARKMVSCPRVRRVVVKLGSGTVTDPGLGLRLSTIRALAAQLSNLLAADGVSFVVVTSGAIAAGRKKLGMAERPRTVALKQAAAAVGQTSLMRAYERAFEKRGRHVAQLLLTHDDFENRERYVNARNTLLALLARGIVPIVNENDTVATEEIRLGDNDHLATLVTQMIGADLLILLTDSDGLQTKDPHRHPDARRIPVVENLDDASVLAAVGGRVSSAGIGGMASKLQAARVLSASGIPVVIASGLSRRSILDILAGKDTGTLVLPQGSGKLRSRKMWIAYAMNSHGTILVDGGARKVLMEGGKSLLPAGVTGARGRFRPGDAVSIADTRGRVFARGIARWSSEQVDLGRGKRSAEVRALLGPETPAEIVHRDDLTILPSSGASESNKGGASR, translated from the coding sequence ATGTCGCCTGAACGGAAAACCGGGATCCTCGCGCGGAAGATGGTGTCGTGCCCCCGCGTCCGGAGGGTCGTGGTCAAACTGGGGAGCGGGACGGTCACCGACCCCGGGTTGGGATTGCGTCTGTCGACGATCCGCGCCCTCGCGGCCCAGCTTTCGAATCTCCTCGCCGCGGACGGCGTTTCGTTCGTCGTCGTGACCTCCGGGGCCATCGCCGCGGGGAGGAAGAAACTGGGGATGGCGGAGCGCCCCAGGACGGTGGCGCTCAAGCAGGCGGCCGCCGCCGTCGGACAGACGTCCCTCATGCGCGCCTACGAGCGGGCCTTCGAGAAGCGCGGGCGCCACGTCGCCCAGCTTCTCCTCACGCACGACGACTTCGAAAATCGGGAGCGGTACGTCAACGCGCGGAACACGCTTCTCGCGCTCCTCGCCCGGGGGATCGTTCCCATCGTGAACGAGAACGACACGGTGGCCACCGAGGAGATCCGCCTCGGGGACAACGACCACCTCGCCACGCTCGTCACCCAGATGATCGGCGCCGACCTGTTGATCCTCCTGACCGACAGCGACGGCCTGCAGACGAAGGACCCCCACCGGCATCCGGACGCCCGCCGCATCCCCGTCGTGGAGAACCTCGACGACGCGTCCGTCCTGGCGGCCGTCGGGGGCCGGGTCTCCTCGGCGGGCATCGGCGGAATGGCGTCCAAGCTGCAGGCGGCCCGCGTCCTCTCCGCCTCCGGGATCCCCGTCGTGATCGCCTCGGGCCTCTCCCGCCGGTCGATCCTCGACATCCTCGCCGGAAAAGATACGGGGACGTTGGTCCTCCCGCAAGGTTCCGGGAAACTCCGCAGCCGGAAGATGTGGATCGCCTATGCCATGAACTCGCACGGAACGATCCTGGTGGACGGCGGGGCCCGGAAGGTCCTGATGGAGGGCGGAAAAAGCCTACTCCCCGCCGGGGTGACCGGGGCGCGGGGACGGTTCCGTCCGGGGGACGCGGTCTCGATCGCCGACACCCGCGGGCGCGTTTTCGCGCGCGGGATCGCACGGTGGTCCAGCGAACAGGTGGACCTGGGAAGGGGAAAGCGGAGCGCGGAGGTCCGGGCCCTCCTCGGGCCGGAGACCCCGGCCGAGATCGTCCACCGCGACGACCTGACGATCCTGCCGTCCTCCGGCGCTTCCGAATCGAATAAGGGGGGCGCATCACGATGA
- a CDS encoding GTPase ObgE, whose protein sequence is MPFIDEATITVRSGDGGRGCVSFRREKFVPRGGPDGGAGGNGGSVLLEVNPSLSTLLDFRYRNLFKAARGQHGMGKNMFGKGAPDRRISVPPGTIVSDADTGEILADLTRPGETLLVAKGGRGGRGNSAFTSSVNQAPDQAEPGGPGQERRLRLELKLIAGIGLIGLPNAGKSTLLSRISRAHPKIADYPFTTLSPVLGVVFHRDEEIVVADLPGLIEGAHRGVGLGHRFLKHAERTEGLIHLLDASQDPDAIVAAYSTIRDEMEKFGPELAARPTLLAFTKMDLTGARENAERALARIDHPAGEVHFLSAATGEGIGPLLDAMLALRKRQPHVA, encoded by the coding sequence ATGCCCTTCATCGATGAAGCCACGATCACCGTCCGGTCCGGGGACGGCGGTCGGGGCTGCGTCAGTTTTCGCCGGGAGAAGTTCGTCCCCCGCGGCGGCCCCGACGGCGGCGCCGGGGGGAACGGCGGCAGCGTCCTCCTCGAGGTGAATCCGAGCCTCTCCACCCTTCTCGACTTCCGGTACCGGAACCTGTTCAAGGCCGCACGCGGCCAGCACGGCATGGGAAAGAACATGTTCGGGAAGGGCGCCCCCGACCGGCGGATCTCCGTGCCCCCCGGAACGATCGTCAGCGATGCGGATACCGGCGAGATCCTCGCGGACCTCACGCGGCCCGGGGAAACGCTCCTGGTAGCGAAGGGGGGGCGCGGGGGTCGCGGCAATTCGGCGTTCACCTCCTCCGTGAACCAGGCCCCCGACCAGGCGGAGCCCGGGGGCCCCGGGCAGGAGCGGCGCCTGCGGCTCGAGCTCAAACTGATCGCCGGGATCGGCCTGATCGGCCTTCCGAACGCAGGGAAATCGACCCTTCTTTCGCGGATCTCGCGGGCACACCCGAAAATCGCGGACTACCCGTTCACGACCCTTTCCCCCGTCCTCGGAGTGGTCTTCCACCGGGACGAGGAGATCGTCGTCGCGGACCTTCCGGGGCTGATCGAGGGCGCGCACCGGGGGGTCGGGCTGGGGCACCGGTTTTTGAAGCACGCCGAGCGGACGGAGGGGCTGATCCACCTGCTCGACGCCTCGCAGGACCCCGACGCGATCGTCGCGGCGTACAGCACGATCCGCGACGAAATGGAGAAGTTCGGCCCCGAACTCGCGGCCCGTCCGACCTTGCTCGCTTTCACCAAGATGGACCTGACGGGGGCCCGCGAAAACGCGGAACGGGCGCTGGCAAGGATCGATCACCCCGCGGGGGAGGTCCATTTCCTCTCCGCGGCCACCGGGGAAGGGATCGGCCCCCTGCTCGACGCGATGCTGGCCCTGCGAAAGAGGCAGCCGCATGTCGCCTGA
- a CDS encoding 50S ribosomal protein L27, translating to MAHKKGVGSSRNGRDSESKRLGVKRFGGEAVSAGCIIIRQRGTAIHPGDNVGIGRDHTLFALIDGVVQFARMGKDRKRVSVLSAS from the coding sequence ATGGCGCATAAAAAAGGCGTCGGCAGTTCGAGAAACGGGCGGGACAGCGAGAGCAAGCGGCTCGGCGTGAAGCGATTCGGCGGCGAGGCCGTCTCCGCCGGGTGCATCATCATCCGCCAGCGGGGTACCGCGATCCACCCGGGAGACAACGTCGGGATCGGGAGGGATCACACCCTGTTCGCGCTGATCGACGGCGTGGTTCAGTTCGCCCGCATGGGGAAGGATCGCAAGAGGGTTTCCGTCCTCTCCGCCTCGTAG
- a CDS encoding 50S ribosomal protein L21: MYAVVRTGGKQLRVSPGDVVNVEKLLFEPGATVELTDVLMVSTDQGTTVGTPTVQGAAVICTAVRDGKGKKITIYKYKRRKGFSKKQGHRQPFTTLSVTEIRVG, from the coding sequence ATGTACGCAGTCGTCCGCACCGGGGGGAAGCAGCTCCGCGTCTCCCCGGGCGATGTCGTCAACGTGGAGAAGCTGTTGTTCGAGCCCGGCGCGACCGTTGAGCTCACGGACGTGCTGATGGTGTCGACCGACCAGGGAACCACCGTCGGGACTCCCACCGTCCAGGGCGCCGCCGTGATCTGCACGGCGGTCCGGGACGGCAAGGGGAAGAAGATCACCATCTACAAGTACAAAAGGCGGAAGGGCTTCTCGAAGAAACAGGGGCATCGCCAGCCGTTCACCACGCTTTCCGTGACCGAAATCCGGGTCGGTTGA
- a CDS encoding ribosomal protein S12 methylthiotransferase RimO, whose product MPRKAPTVRIHNLGCGKNAVDAEVMVGLLSEGGFLVVPGGRADAAVLNTCGFVRAAKEESIEAILSLAAEKRRGRIRRLVVAGCMARRYRDELPELLPEVDLFLGPGDIPVLPGLLASMLSEEGSSPGGSAQRSLSGGGALPDEAYGHRVPEVGTGSAFLKILEGCDNRCAYCAIPAIRGPLRSRDRESLLAEARLLVRRGARELNLIGQDITAYGLDRGERGGLVSLVRALCAVRGVRWIRLLYLYPSRVDDGIVDLLRSEEKVCRYLDIPVQHIDPGILRRMGRTYGPDVVYRMLDRVRAGVPGIFLRTSLIVGFPGETRAAFDRLLRFVDEVRWDYLGLFPYSREEGTPAFRLPSQVPERTKEERARRVRDAQADLLAARNASRIGQTLEVLVEKTGAGGKAVGRHRGQAPEVDGSLILSGFDGKPGAIVRARVTGAKEWDLRGVVARSRGSASRGSESD is encoded by the coding sequence ATCCCGCGGAAGGCGCCGACGGTCCGCATCCACAACCTCGGGTGCGGAAAGAACGCCGTCGATGCCGAGGTCATGGTGGGCCTCCTTTCGGAAGGAGGGTTCCTCGTCGTACCCGGCGGCCGGGCCGACGCGGCGGTCCTGAACACCTGCGGTTTCGTGCGGGCCGCCAAGGAGGAGTCGATCGAGGCGATCCTCTCTTTGGCCGCGGAGAAGCGGCGGGGACGGATTCGGCGGCTGGTCGTCGCCGGTTGCATGGCCAGGCGGTATCGGGACGAACTCCCGGAACTGCTCCCCGAAGTCGATCTCTTCCTCGGGCCCGGCGATATCCCGGTCCTCCCGGGCCTCCTCGCCTCGATGCTGTCGGAGGAAGGATCGTCGCCGGGCGGTTCCGCGCAACGCTCCCTGTCGGGCGGCGGGGCGCTTCCCGACGAGGCGTACGGCCATCGCGTTCCCGAGGTCGGCACGGGGTCGGCGTTCCTGAAGATCCTGGAGGGGTGCGACAACCGGTGCGCCTACTGCGCGATCCCGGCGATCCGGGGTCCCCTGCGGAGCCGGGACCGGGAGTCGCTTCTCGCGGAGGCGCGGCTTCTGGTGCGCCGGGGCGCCCGGGAGCTGAACCTCATCGGTCAGGACATCACCGCGTACGGCCTGGACCGCGGGGAAAGGGGGGGGCTCGTCTCCCTGGTGCGCGCCCTCTGCGCCGTCCGGGGCGTCCGGTGGATCCGCCTCCTCTATCTTTACCCTTCGCGCGTCGACGACGGGATCGTCGATCTCCTGCGATCGGAGGAAAAGGTGTGCCGCTACCTGGACATTCCCGTCCAGCACATCGATCCGGGGATCCTGCGCCGGATGGGGCGGACGTATGGGCCCGACGTCGTCTACCGGATGCTCGACCGGGTCCGGGCGGGGGTTCCCGGTATCTTCCTGCGGACGTCCCTGATCGTCGGTTTCCCCGGGGAGACGCGGGCCGCCTTCGACCGGTTGCTCCGTTTCGTCGACGAAGTCCGGTGGGACTACCTCGGACTCTTCCCCTACTCGCGGGAAGAGGGGACCCCCGCGTTCCGACTGCCGTCGCAGGTCCCGGAGCGGACGAAGGAGGAGCGGGCGCGCCGGGTGCGCGACGCCCAGGCCGACCTCCTCGCCGCGCGCAACGCCTCGCGGATCGGGCAAACCCTGGAGGTGCTCGTGGAAAAAACCGGCGCCGGCGGAAAGGCCGTCGGTCGCCACCGGGGCCAGGCGCCGGAGGTCGACGGCTCCCTGATCCTCTCCGGGTTCGACGGGAAGCCGGGCGCCATCGTCCGCGCCCGTGTGACCGGTGCGAAGGAGTGGGATTTGCGCGGGGTCGTCGCGCGCTCCCGGGGGTCCGCATCACGGGGCTCCGAATCCGATTGA
- a CDS encoding 2'-5' RNA ligase, with protein sequence MRAFLGMGLPADVRETIASAIEQVRGLHAPVAWTAPKDLHITLIFLGETLPERVPLVEREMRVVASGIDPFSLTGEGGGAFPGTRNPRVLWVGFLEPLELVRQLQQNMEDALLMAGFPREIRPFHPHITVGRTRGALPPAWGERFVQALSGKRFGVVPVSSFTLYESRLGPGGAVYTPLCDFRLEGSGKRETREEKEP encoded by the coding sequence ATGAGGGCGTTCCTCGGCATGGGTCTCCCCGCCGATGTCCGGGAGACCATTGCGTCGGCGATCGAACAAGTACGGGGCCTCCACGCCCCGGTCGCGTGGACGGCACCGAAGGACCTGCACATCACCCTGATTTTCCTCGGAGAAACATTGCCGGAGCGGGTGCCGCTCGTCGAGCGGGAGATGCGGGTCGTGGCCTCGGGAATCGATCCGTTTTCCCTGACGGGCGAAGGGGGGGGAGCCTTCCCGGGCACGAGAAATCCGCGAGTCTTATGGGTCGGTTTTCTCGAACCGCTTGAATTGGTAAGGCAGTTGCAACAGAATATGGAGGATGCCCTTTTAATGGCCGGGTTTCCCCGGGAGATCCGTCCGTTCCACCCGCACATCACGGTCGGGCGAACCCGCGGGGCGCTCCCTCCGGCGTGGGGAGAGCGGTTTGTCCAGGCGCTCTCCGGGAAGAGATTCGGCGTCGTTCCCGTGTCGTCCTTCACGTTGTACGAAAGCCGCCTGGGGCCGGGGGGGGCGGTCTATACCCCGCTGTGCGATTTCCGCCTCGAAGGCTCCGGCAAGCGGGAAACACGAGAGGAGAAGGAACCATGA
- a CDS encoding recombinase RecA, with translation MSQDADRRKALDMAVASIEKNYGKGSIMRLGADAPVENVPVISTGAISLDAALGIGGIPRGRVTEIFGPESSGKTTLALHIIAEAQRTGGIAGFVDAEHALDLAYARKLGIATEDLLISQPDTGEQALEIGEMLVRSGALDVLVVDSVAALVPKAEIEGEMGDAHMGLQARLMSQALRKLTGTISKSRTAVIFINQIRQKIGVMFGNPETTTGGNALKFYATVRLDIRRIAQIKKDDAVIGGRTRVKVVKNKLAPPFRVAEFDILYGEGISREGDILDLGVEQDVVEKSGAWYSVGGERIGQGRENARVFLKEHPEMAGDLAKKILTKHGIVTPGAAATEGA, from the coding sequence ATGAGCCAGGATGCGGACCGCCGCAAGGCGCTTGACATGGCCGTCGCGTCGATCGAGAAAAATTACGGCAAGGGCTCCATCATGCGGCTGGGGGCGGACGCCCCCGTCGAGAACGTCCCCGTCATCTCCACCGGTGCGATCTCCCTCGACGCCGCCCTCGGCATCGGCGGGATCCCTCGTGGCCGGGTCACGGAGATCTTCGGGCCGGAATCGTCCGGCAAGACCACGCTCGCCCTGCACATCATCGCCGAGGCGCAACGCACCGGGGGGATCGCCGGGTTCGTCGACGCGGAGCACGCCCTCGACCTCGCGTACGCGAGGAAGCTGGGGATCGCCACGGAAGACCTCCTGATCTCCCAGCCCGACACGGGGGAGCAGGCCCTCGAGATCGGGGAGATGCTCGTTCGCAGCGGCGCGCTCGACGTCCTGGTGGTCGACTCCGTCGCCGCGCTGGTTCCGAAGGCGGAGATCGAGGGGGAGATGGGGGACGCCCACATGGGGCTCCAGGCGCGCCTCATGTCGCAGGCGCTGCGCAAGCTCACCGGGACGATCAGCAAGTCCCGGACGGCGGTCATCTTCATCAACCAGATCCGGCAGAAGATCGGGGTCATGTTCGGCAACCCCGAGACCACCACCGGGGGCAATGCACTCAAGTTTTACGCGACGGTCCGGCTGGACATCCGTCGGATCGCCCAGATCAAGAAGGACGATGCCGTGATCGGCGGCCGCACGCGGGTCAAGGTGGTGAAAAACAAGCTCGCCCCGCCGTTTCGCGTGGCGGAGTTCGACATCCTCTACGGGGAAGGAATCTCCCGGGAGGGCGACATCCTCGACCTCGGGGTGGAGCAGGACGTCGTCGAGAAGAGCGGTGCGTGGTACTCTGTCGGCGGAGAGCGGATCGGGCAGGGGCGGGAGAACGCCCGCGTGTTCCTCAAGGAGCACCCGGAGATGGCCGGCGACCTGGCGAAGAAGATCCTCACGAAGCATGGGATCGTGACGCCCGGCGCGGCGGCGACGGAAGGAGCGTGA
- a CDS encoding type IV pili twitching motility protein PilT: protein MDLNEILRAASKHGASDVHLKVGLPPVFRINGKLVPLKVPEPLKPGDLAAMTEVVFQEGQKERFERHHELDCAYGVPGLGRFRVNVFQQRGTIGIVMRLVPVGVSTFEDLHLPKVMEKIAMEERGLVLCTGTTGCGKSTTLAAMVQYINTHRSCHVMTIEDPIEFLLRDGKSIINQRELGVDTSSFADALKSALRQDPDVILVGEMRDLETIETAIIAAETGHLVLSTLHTMDAAETINRIVASFPPFQQKQIRLQLASVLKAVVSQRLLPRADGQGRVPAAEILLNTARVREYIEDKDKTRKIREAIAQGFVSYGMQTFDQSLLTLLKEGLVTLDEALRQASNPDDFALRVRGVSSTSDLTWDDFEKGGPVKPS from the coding sequence TTGGACCTGAACGAAATCCTTCGGGCGGCGTCGAAGCACGGTGCCTCGGACGTGCACCTCAAGGTGGGACTTCCTCCCGTCTTCCGGATCAACGGGAAACTGGTGCCCCTCAAGGTCCCCGAGCCCCTGAAGCCCGGGGATCTGGCGGCGATGACGGAGGTCGTCTTCCAGGAGGGCCAGAAGGAGCGATTCGAGCGGCACCACGAGCTCGACTGCGCCTACGGCGTCCCGGGGCTGGGCCGGTTCCGCGTCAACGTGTTCCAGCAGCGGGGGACGATCGGCATCGTGATGCGGCTCGTTCCCGTCGGGGTGAGTACCTTCGAGGATCTCCACCTCCCCAAGGTGATGGAAAAGATCGCCATGGAGGAGCGGGGGCTGGTCCTCTGCACCGGGACGACCGGGTGCGGCAAGTCCACCACGCTGGCGGCGATGGTCCAGTACATCAACACCCACCGCAGCTGCCACGTCATGACGATCGAGGATCCGATCGAGTTCCTGCTGCGGGACGGCAAGAGCATCATCAACCAGCGGGAGCTCGGGGTCGACACGTCGTCGTTCGCCGACGCCCTGAAGAGCGCCCTCCGGCAGGATCCGGACGTGATCCTCGTCGGGGAGATGCGCGACCTCGAGACGATCGAGACGGCGATCATCGCCGCGGAAACGGGGCACCTCGTCCTCTCGACGCTGCACACGATGGACGCCGCCGAGACGATCAACCGGATCGTGGCGTCGTTTCCCCCGTTCCAGCAGAAGCAGATCCGCTTGCAGCTGGCTTCCGTCCTGAAGGCGGTCGTCTCGCAGCGGCTGCTTCCCCGCGCGGACGGCCAGGGGCGCGTTCCCGCCGCGGAGATCCTGCTGAACACCGCCCGGGTGCGGGAATACATCGAGGACAAGGACAAGACCCGCAAGATCCGCGAGGCGATCGCGCAGGGTTTTGTGAGCTACGGGATGCAGACCTTCGACCAGTCCCTCCTGACCCTCCTCAAAGAGGGGCTCGTCACCCTCGACGAGGCCCTCCGGCAGGCCAGCAATCCCGACGACTTCGCCTTGCGGGTCCGTGGGGTCTCCTCGACCTCGGACCTGACGTGGGACGATTTTGAAAAGGGCGGCCCCGTCAAACCGTCGTAG